A region of Malaclemys terrapin pileata isolate rMalTer1 chromosome 5, rMalTer1.hap1, whole genome shotgun sequence DNA encodes the following proteins:
- the BBS12 gene encoding Bardet-Biedl syndrome 12 protein, translating into MAFRNVNRRRHIGLQQLSSLASIGRTLLGPVKSYTFIVDESTSESVLTCSAVRLLESLDLTSAVGQLLNETIQAQNKEYKTGMTTQLFLIGAWSSAVLECLQQNVPFSLIVSVMSEGLNSCSEKVQCLQLSVHDSYKGPDSAPIHFSSSSLGPQIIENKTPGIGANSFLNSLVHILKEVPVSKEESVPEGLHSHQASPCDLHNRCLNSHLCPTDYITPSLVELVGNKTMPAVPGSSLIASSYTKRTRLTHSRYFNTPGKKHCSLQVDSFGGPPTGPAACPYEFNDFEQLAMALSHGNQSSMKLVQDIVRCQQQVADHAGSSQFNIAEVVTCCLPGLSEHYSCVCPGYITLVSPEKATVAKQLQDRPLQILLVDGDLTEKYRHLGFNRPSNIRTILENVGLQESSSESLWINCVLDILIQAKVNLVLVKGNVCESLMERCILNNILIINPVTLNVLHAFGKATGVQLVTYLSQVNSHCMGSSVWVDFWRTGDLSTMELDNKVPISIKAEGIHLVTAVLSSTVTSKMQVTEDQFWTCAYRLHHALTDQKVFPGGGAVELLCLSHLKTLEEQSLKQPHKKPSGDFYMSSGWLTKSLTQYKPVVLKALASGWHQYLSRVMCNTAHYASEFEASASIEHHLKKAADCGSPSAYILKEFNKGDKVMVDFGLSAKPEEAVKIYDNVTPKVEAWRRALDLVLLVLQTDAEIITGPKINQLLNSHVSSEFIFL; encoded by the coding sequence AGTTAGACTTCTTGAAAGTTTGGATTTAACTAGTGCAGTGGGACAGCTTCTTAATGAAACAATTCAGGCACAGAATAAAGAATATAAAACTGGAATGACTACCCAGTTATTTCTTATTGGTGCATGGAGCAGTGCTGTACTTGAATGCCTTCAGCAGAATGTTCCTTTTTCACTAATAGTATCTGTGATGTCTGAAGGATTGAACTCTTGCAGTGAAAAAGTCCAGTGTCTTCAGCTCTCAGTACATGATTcatataaagggcctgattctgctcccattcacttcagttctAGCAGTTTGGGGCCCCAAATTATTGAAAATAAAACTCCTGGTATTGGAGCTAACAGTTTTTTAAATTCTCTTGTGCATATTCTTAAAGAGGTTCCTGTATCTAAAGAAGAAAGTGTTCCAGAAGGCCTTCATTCTCATCAAGCAAGCCCTTGCGATCTTCATAACAGATGTTTGAATTCACACCTATGCCCTACAGACTATATAACACCCTCATTGGTTGAACTAGTGGGCAATAAAACTATGCCTGCGGTTCCTGGAAGCAGTTTGATTGCATCCAGCTATACCAAAAGAACAAGATTAACTCATAGTAGATACTTTAACACTCCAGGAAAAAAACATTGTTCACTCCAAGTAGACAGTTTTGGGGGTCCTCCCACTGGGCCTGCAGCATGTCCTTATGAATTTAATGATTTTGAACAATTGGCAATGGCTCTTAGCCATGGGAATCAGTCTAGCATGAAATTGGTACAGGATATTGTCAGATGCCAGCAACAAGTAGCTGATCACGCAGGTTCTTCTCAATTTAATATTGCAGAAGTTGTGACATGCTGTTTACCAGGATTGTCTGAACATTATTCTTGTGTGTGTCCAGGGTATATCACTTTAGTATCACCAGAGAAAGCCACTGTTGCCAAGCAACTTCAGGATAGACCGCTTCAGATTCTACTTGTAGATGGTGATCTAACAGAAAAGTATCGTCACTTGGGATTTAATAGACCATCAAATATCCGAACAATATTGGAAAATGTAGGCTTACAAGAAAGTAGCTCAGAAAGTTTATGGATAAATTGTGTGTTAGATATTTTAATACAAGCAAAAGTAAATTTAGTTTTGGTAAAAGGAAATGTGTGTGAAAGTTTAATGGAAAGATGCATCCTGAATAACATATTGATAATCAATCCAGTAACTCTCAATGTGCTACATGCTTTTGGGAAGGCCACAGGAGTGCAGCTGGTGACATACCTTTCCCAGGTAAATAGTCATTGCATGGGTAGCAGTGTCTGGGTGGATTTCTGGAGAACTGGTGACTTGAGCACAATGGAATTGGATAACAAAGTGCCAATCAGTATAAAAGCTGAAGGAATTCATCTGGTAACAGCTGTGCTTAGTAGCACAGTAACTTCAAAGATGCAAGTCACTGAAGATCAGTTCTGGACTTGTGCTTATCGCCTGCATCATGCTCTAACTGACCAGAAAGTTTTTCCTGGAGGTGGTGCTGTTGAACTGTTGTGCCTCAGTCATCTTAAGACGCTTGAAGAACAATCATTAAAGCAACCACATAAAAAACCTTCAGGGGATTTTTACATGTCATCTGGTTGGCTGACAAAATCATTGACGCAGTATAAACCAGTTGTGCTTAAAGCTCTGGCAAGTGGTTGGCATCAGTACCTTTCAAGAGTCATGTGTAACACTGCTCATTATGCATCAGAGTTTGAAGCAAGCGCTTCCATTGAGCATCATCTCAAAAAAGCAGCAGACTGTGGTTCTCCTTCAGCATATATCCTGAAAGAGTTCAATAAAGGAGataaggtcatggtggattttggTCTTTCAGCTAAACCCGAGGAGGCTGTAAAGATATATGACAATGTTACACCCAAGGTGGAGGCATGGCGCAGAGCTCTAGACTTGGTGCTATTAGTGCTTCAAACAGATGCTGAAATTATCACAGGTCCTAAGATAAATCAGTTATTAAATTCACATGTATCCAGTGAGTTCATATTTTTATAG